A genomic region of Prosthecobacter algae contains the following coding sequences:
- a CDS encoding prepilin-type N-terminal cleavage/methylation domain-containing protein, with protein sequence MFTNLPRSNIAKPGSGLSPGLTRRKMRRHAHSGFTLMEVVIALIILGMITGTLFSIIQGSLRAASRIEQVQRENDAINRFLDLCRKAFTTLPSTATLTLTSLDPNSPTSSAQELTISGSTHCFGFGLSPISYEDTILGLRPDPTGVTDANGLLVQYLCLSREDLIPESDDSSMALRQETTGLSAPDEQGRYWMPLLPDVVQLKWRFYKEDDETWLEEWDDSDWPALIEVQLVMRDRTTPIRMVYSVPTITIVAGNGTATSTSNATNNTSTTGQNNQGGGGGGRPGAGNGGNGGNPGNGGNPGGGRNPGNGGNPDGGGNPRGGGNPQ encoded by the coding sequence ATGTTTACAAACCTTCCGAGAAGTAACATTGCCAAACCCGGATCAGGGCTAAGCCCAGGCCTCACGAGGAGGAAGATGCGGAGACATGCACACTCCGGCTTCACTCTGATGGAGGTTGTCATTGCTCTCATCATTTTAGGGATGATCACTGGCACATTATTTTCGATCATCCAAGGCAGCTTGCGCGCGGCCAGCCGAATTGAGCAAGTCCAGAGGGAAAATGATGCTATCAACCGCTTCCTGGACTTGTGCCGGAAGGCCTTTACCACGCTGCCCAGCACGGCGACGCTGACACTGACGTCGCTGGATCCGAACTCGCCCACCTCTTCTGCGCAGGAGCTGACGATCAGCGGTTCCACCCATTGTTTTGGATTCGGCCTCAGCCCCATTTCCTATGAGGATACCATTCTGGGCCTGCGGCCAGACCCCACTGGTGTCACGGATGCCAATGGGCTACTCGTGCAGTACCTGTGCCTGTCCCGTGAGGACCTGATCCCCGAAAGTGATGACAGCAGCATGGCCCTACGCCAGGAGACCACGGGCCTGAGCGCCCCAGATGAACAGGGCCGCTACTGGATGCCGCTGCTGCCTGACGTCGTGCAGTTGAAATGGCGATTTTACAAAGAGGATGACGAAACCTGGCTGGAAGAGTGGGACGACAGCGATTGGCCGGCCCTCATCGAAGTACAACTGGTGATGCGTGACCGCACCACCCCTATTCGCATGGTGTACAGCGTGCCGACGATCACCATCGTGGCTGGCAATGGCACAGCGACGAGCACCAGCAATGCGACCAACAACACCTCAACCACGGGGCAAAACAATCAAGGCGGCGGGGGTGGGGGACGTCCTGGAGCAGGAAACGGCGGGAACGGCGGCAATCCTGGCAATGGAGGAAATCCGGGCGGAGGCCGCAACCCTGGCAATGGAGGAAATCCTGATGGTGGTGGAAATCCCAGAGGAGGAGGCAATCCCCAATGA
- a CDS encoding type II secretion system protein, whose translation MPKYASVSWTEIQRLRHGFTLVEMVVALTIVAVAFTFTVPVIRSLRSEQQAREPIIELVRLAKEARIRAMREKRPYQVAFYPGGFVASRYFTPYLQLSELTTFIQEEEAGARRLNPNADDNDSDLDAGAGEIPKTDLPLAPAAPKLDDHWEEHYDLPQDVQYSLKFWHDLEETLIEGDVVRLWVFQPTGICQPLKIHLDRQSAVFDVEFGALTADITREVIDLK comes from the coding sequence ATGCCAAAATACGCATCGGTTTCATGGACCGAGATCCAGAGACTGCGCCATGGTTTCACGCTGGTGGAAATGGTGGTGGCATTGACCATTGTTGCCGTCGCTTTTACTTTTACGGTCCCCGTCATACGCAGCCTGAGGTCTGAACAACAAGCACGAGAACCCATCATTGAACTGGTGCGGCTGGCAAAAGAAGCTCGCATCCGGGCAATGAGGGAAAAGCGGCCTTATCAGGTCGCCTTTTATCCAGGCGGCTTTGTCGCCTCACGATATTTTACACCTTACTTGCAGCTCTCCGAACTGACCACCTTCATTCAAGAAGAAGAGGCGGGTGCGCGACGACTGAACCCGAATGCGGACGACAATGATTCCGATCTGGATGCGGGAGCTGGAGAGATACCAAAAACCGATCTGCCACTTGCTCCTGCGGCACCTAAATTAGACGATCACTGGGAAGAGCACTATGATCTGCCACAGGATGTGCAGTATTCGCTGAAGTTTTGGCACGACCTGGAAGAAACCCTCATTGAGGGCGACGTGGTCAGGCTCTGGGTATTTCAGCCCACTGGCATCTGCCAACCCTTAAAAATTCATCTCGACCGTCAGAGCGCCGTCTTCGATGTGGAATTCGGCGCACTCACAGCCGACATTACTCGGGAGGTCATTGATTTGAAATGA
- the gspG gene encoding type II secretion system major pseudopilin GspG — protein sequence MNIPRPLQRAPRPAFTLIEIVIVLTIIAILGSGVMYMTKSWIDTSKETRVQSDLDKISTGLLGYESKALRLPTTEQGVKSLVEKPTSEPIPERWSNFLEEIPKDPWGQEYKYRIPAQKSKRGYDVWSVGPDGVDGNEDDIGNWKSTSVAK from the coding sequence ATGAACATCCCTCGCCCTCTCCAACGCGCTCCACGCCCGGCATTCACTCTGATTGAAATTGTCATCGTTTTGACGATCATCGCTATTTTAGGCTCTGGTGTCATGTACATGACCAAAAGCTGGATTGACACATCGAAAGAGACCCGTGTGCAGTCCGATCTGGACAAAATATCCACAGGACTGCTGGGTTACGAATCCAAAGCCCTACGCCTGCCCACCACTGAACAAGGGGTCAAATCTCTTGTGGAAAAACCCACCAGTGAACCCATTCCAGAACGCTGGAGCAATTTCCTGGAGGAAATTCCAAAAGATCCTTGGGGACAAGAATACAAGTATCGCATCCCCGCACAAAAATCTAAGCGCGGGTATGATGTTTGGTCCGTGGGCCCAGACGGTGTGGACGGCAATGAAGATGACATTGGCAATTGGAAATCAACCTCTGTAGCCAAGTAA
- a CDS encoding type II secretion system F family protein: MPSFTYTALNATGQTVTGSLAVGSKAEAFRKLEAQALTPVKVAEEAQSAKAAAATAAKAEDNQPVRLKRGQIILFTEELADMLDGGLQIDQALRVIAERQEDVGLRKVSVILRDQLREGSTVAKALKKASPSFDELYCNLVAAGEVSGSLPEILRRLSQNLNILADLQAKVTAAMIYPAILIGACVILLVVFMTVMVPQLTDLLAKNGQQLPFATQALISFSNFMARWWWALLAIITIVSLSFKAYIATPKGLMWWHETRLKIPLFGPVIATRFYAQFAHSMGSLVGNGVPLLSSIRLVSKISANVYIQSLLSKVSGMVAEGGGLSNSLKKVSHFPLMLVDMIAVGEQTGMLGRSLEKAAARYDKELDKRIKRMTALISPVIIAFMAVIVGIVAYSIISAVFQSVNGIKSRV, translated from the coding sequence ATGCCTTCCTTCACTTACACTGCCCTGAATGCCACTGGTCAGACTGTCACGGGCAGTCTTGCGGTAGGCTCCAAAGCGGAGGCTTTTCGCAAGCTGGAGGCGCAGGCGTTGACGCCTGTTAAGGTGGCGGAGGAGGCCCAGTCCGCGAAAGCCGCTGCAGCTACGGCGGCGAAGGCGGAAGACAACCAGCCTGTGCGGCTGAAGCGTGGTCAGATCATTCTTTTCACCGAGGAACTGGCGGACATGCTGGATGGCGGCCTGCAGATTGACCAAGCCCTGCGGGTCATCGCCGAACGCCAGGAAGATGTGGGCCTGCGCAAGGTCTCCGTCATCCTGCGCGACCAACTGCGCGAGGGTTCCACCGTGGCCAAGGCGCTGAAAAAGGCCTCGCCCAGCTTTGACGAACTGTACTGCAACCTCGTCGCCGCCGGGGAAGTCAGCGGCTCCCTGCCAGAGATCCTGCGGAGGCTTTCGCAGAACCTGAATATTTTGGCTGACCTTCAGGCCAAGGTGACTGCGGCCATGATCTATCCCGCAATCCTGATCGGTGCGTGCGTGATACTCCTGGTTGTTTTCATGACGGTAATGGTTCCACAATTAACTGACCTCTTGGCAAAAAATGGGCAGCAGCTTCCTTTTGCCACCCAAGCCCTGATCAGTTTCAGTAATTTTATGGCCCGCTGGTGGTGGGCACTCCTGGCCATAATAACGATAGTATCCTTATCGTTCAAAGCCTACATCGCCACCCCCAAAGGGCTAATGTGGTGGCATGAGACGCGACTCAAAATCCCTCTCTTTGGTCCAGTGATTGCCACTCGATTCTACGCCCAATTTGCCCACTCTATGGGCAGCTTGGTTGGCAATGGGGTGCCTTTGTTGAGTAGCATCCGCCTGGTCTCCAAGATCTCGGCAAATGTTTACATTCAATCGTTACTGTCGAAGGTCTCTGGGATGGTGGCTGAGGGAGGAGGACTGTCCAACTCGCTCAAAAAAGTTTCCCATTTCCCACTCATGCTGGTGGACATGATCGCCGTGGGCGAACAAACAGGGATGCTCGGGAGGTCATTGGAAAAAGCCGCTGCACGTTACGACAAGGAATTGGACAAACGTATCAAGAGAATGACCGCCCTCATCTCCCCTGTCATTATTGCTTTCATGGCCGTCATCGTTGGAATCGTCGCTTACTCGATCATCTCGGCTGTCTTTCAATCCGTAAACGGCATCAAAAGTCGTGTGTAA
- a CDS encoding addiction module protein gives MILSSNPPIDLPIEKLTSAQKWELFQTLLIELDAGTEGQEDIPAWHLNVLAERDELYAAGKVEVMELDDFLKEARNIMP, from the coding sequence ATGATTCTCAGTTCAAATCCGCCCATTGACCTGCCGATTGAAAAGCTGACATCGGCCCAGAAATGGGAGTTGTTTCAAACCCTCCTGATCGAACTGGATGCGGGTACCGAGGGTCAGGAGGATATCCCTGCTTGGCACCTGAATGTTTTGGCGGAACGAGATGAACTGTATGCGGCAGGCAAAGTCGAGGTGATGGAGCTGGACGACTTCCTCAAGGAGGCCCGCAACATCATGCCATGA
- a CDS encoding GspE/PulE family protein: MALLSLSDVLFQTASQAGCRDQSRLRHALDEATDKRLPLIDAVLDANVVDEESFFSSLATHLNLPYSNEDSAEQEGLHNRFPAKLALRHRIYPSHVSAVEATVLTYNPFDLSARQAVGQELQKRVHWQIASRHRILEALHQGYGVGAENFEELLEGRDGSEQDDDMKQEVNVLDEADEEATVMNFVNQVFREGLKERATDIHVEPLERDLRIRYRVDGKLIEVPVPPNMRMLQNSLISRLKIMAHLDIAERRLPQDGRINLELDGEPIDVRVATIPSVNGESVALRLLTRKKFDMAAIGLDADTEAKFRKLLAAPNGIILITGPTGSGKSTTLYTLLKELNTKDRRIVTIEDPVENKLDGIIQIAVKPEIDLTFAAGLRSILRGDPNVIMVGEMRDQETVEIAIRGALTGHLVFSTLHTNDAVGGISRLLDMGIEPFMVSSSVRAFQAQRLVRTLCPHCKAPAHHEESFLRACGFPLEWKDKLFHPVGCRSCRNTGFTGRLAIMEICLMTEMLSEKINLRATTMELKAQALKDGMIPMRQYGFRKASQGITTLEEVMTVTAASE, from the coding sequence ATGGCTCTGCTTTCCCTTTCCGATGTGCTTTTTCAGACCGCCAGCCAGGCCGGCTGCCGGGACCAGTCGCGGCTGCGCCATGCGCTGGACGAGGCGACGGACAAACGGCTGCCACTGATTGATGCGGTGTTGGATGCGAATGTGGTGGATGAGGAGAGCTTTTTTTCCAGCCTCGCCACCCACCTGAATCTGCCTTACTCCAATGAAGATTCCGCGGAGCAGGAGGGGCTGCACAACCGCTTTCCGGCGAAGCTAGCGCTGCGTCATCGCATTTATCCCTCCCACGTTTCTGCCGTGGAGGCGACGGTGCTAACCTACAATCCCTTTGACCTCAGCGCCCGCCAGGCCGTGGGGCAGGAACTGCAAAAGCGCGTGCACTGGCAGATCGCCAGCCGTCACCGCATCCTGGAAGCACTGCACCAGGGCTACGGAGTGGGTGCGGAGAACTTCGAGGAACTGCTGGAAGGTCGGGATGGCAGCGAGCAGGACGATGACATGAAGCAGGAGGTGAACGTCCTGGACGAGGCCGATGAGGAGGCCACGGTGATGAACTTTGTGAACCAGGTCTTCCGCGAAGGCCTGAAGGAGCGCGCCACGGACATCCATGTGGAGCCGCTGGAGCGCGACCTGCGCATCCGCTATCGCGTGGATGGCAAACTGATCGAGGTGCCTGTGCCGCCGAACATGCGGATGCTGCAAAACTCCCTGATTTCTCGCCTGAAAATCATGGCGCATCTGGACATCGCCGAACGACGCCTGCCGCAGGATGGCCGCATCAACCTGGAGCTGGATGGCGAGCCCATTGACGTTCGTGTGGCCACCATCCCCAGCGTGAACGGTGAGTCGGTGGCGCTGCGTTTGCTCACCCGCAAAAAGTTCGACATGGCTGCCATCGGCCTGGATGCCGACACCGAGGCGAAATTCCGCAAGCTGCTGGCGGCCCCGAACGGCATCATCCTCATCACAGGCCCTACGGGCTCCGGCAAAAGCACGACGCTCTACACCCTGCTGAAGGAACTGAACACCAAGGACCGCCGCATCGTCACCATCGAAGACCCGGTGGAAAACAAGCTGGACGGCATCATTCAGATCGCGGTGAAGCCGGAGATCGACCTCACCTTTGCCGCCGGTCTGCGCAGCATTTTGCGTGGTGATCCAAACGTGATCATGGTCGGGGAAATGCGTGACCAGGAAACGGTGGAAATCGCCATCCGTGGCGCGCTCACCGGCCACTTGGTCTTCTCCACCTTGCACACGAATGACGCCGTGGGCGGCATCTCTCGTCTGCTCGATATGGGCATTGAGCCCTTCATGGTCTCCTCCTCCGTGCGTGCCTTCCAGGCCCAGCGACTGGTGCGCACCCTGTGCCCGCATTGCAAGGCCCCGGCGCATCATGAGGAAAGCTTTCTCCGCGCCTGCGGCTTCCCACTGGAGTGGAAGGACAAACTCTTCCACCCCGTGGGCTGCCGCTCCTGCCGCAACACCGGTTTCACCGGCCGTCTTGCCATCATGGAGATCTGCCTGATGACGGAGATGCTCTCCGAGAAAATCAACCTGCGCGCCACGACGATGGAACTAAAGGCCCAGGCCCTGAAGGACGGGATGATCCCCATGCGCCAGTATGGCTTCCGCAAAGCCTCCCAGGGCATCACCACCCTGGAAGAGGTGATGACTGTCACAGCCGCGAGCGAGTGA
- a CDS encoding thioredoxin family protein produces the protein MAEVPSTRILPIGSIAPEFELADATGQSFTLDDVRGPRGLLVMFVCNHCPFVIHLAPALAAFAKELDGQGIGVVAINSNDVEKYPADAPEKMLEFTAKYDWQLPYLYDADQSVAHAYVAACTPDFYLFDGELKLTYCGQFDGSRPKNTTPVTGDDLREAVRVMLNGEAPLPSQRPSTGCNIKWKAGNEPEHFKAK, from the coding sequence ATGGCTGAAGTCCCCTCCACCCGCATACTCCCCATTGGCAGCATTGCCCCTGAATTTGAACTCGCCGATGCTACGGGGCAGAGCTTCACACTGGATGATGTGCGTGGGCCACGCGGCCTGCTGGTGATGTTTGTGTGCAATCACTGCCCCTTTGTGATCCACCTCGCGCCCGCGCTGGCCGCCTTTGCCAAGGAATTGGATGGCCAGGGCATCGGTGTGGTGGCCATCAATTCCAACGACGTGGAAAAGTACCCCGCAGATGCACCTGAGAAGATGCTGGAGTTCACTGCCAAATACGATTGGCAGCTCCCCTACCTTTACGATGCAGACCAAAGCGTGGCCCATGCCTACGTAGCCGCCTGCACGCCTGATTTTTACCTTTTCGATGGCGAGCTGAAGCTGACCTACTGCGGCCAGTTCGACGGATCCCGCCCGAAAAACACCACACCGGTGACCGGCGACGATCTCCGCGAGGCCGTGCGGGTGATGCTGAATGGGGAAGCTCCCCTGCCCTCGCAGCGCCCCAGCACGGGCTGTAACATCAAGTGGAAGGCCGGAAACGAGCCTGAGCATTTCAAGGCGAAGTAG
- a CDS encoding SMI1/KNR4 family protein encodes MNVYSPGPITKPERITEFEKSIGLELPEDYRAFLIKHNGGCPCPSSFETESGIVVSVTRLLSLGAPLSFDRLETNYKSNAWSEGFVNGIIKIGYDPGGQELMMATSGTIKGSIYLIIDNDAHLAAKSFTEFMRRLEEQSGAEPNAYDQLLKRLQAR; translated from the coding sequence ATGAATGTTTATTCCCCTGGCCCGATTACAAAGCCTGAACGCATCACAGAGTTTGAAAAATCCATAGGGCTGGAATTGCCGGAAGATTATAGGGCGTTCTTGATCAAACATAATGGTGGCTGTCCTTGCCCGAGTTCGTTTGAAACCGAAAGCGGCATTGTTGTCAGTGTGACTCGATTGCTGTCTCTCGGAGCTCCACTATCATTTGATCGATTGGAAACAAACTACAAATCGAATGCATGGAGCGAGGGATTCGTTAACGGCATCATCAAGATCGGATATGACCCTGGCGGACAAGAACTGATGATGGCCACATCTGGTACGATCAAAGGAAGTATCTACCTCATCATTGACAATGACGCCCATTTGGCCGCGAAATCATTTACGGAATTTATGCGCCGACTGGAAGAGCAAAGTGGTGCCGAGCCTAACGCTTATGATCAATTGTTGAAACGCCTCCAAGCACGCTAG
- a CDS encoding CCA tRNA nucleotidyltransferase, which translates to MLKAASHVIRTLRSHGHQALLAGGCVRDFLLGKEPKDYDVATSATPQQVIALFPGALTVGAHFGVVIVKRDHHQIEVATFRTDGSYKDGRRPESVTFATAEEDAQRRDFTVNGLFRDPEENRIIDYVNGQQDIAAKLLRAIGDPSQRFAEDRLRLLRAVRFATVLGFEIEPTTWQAVCDHAEAITTVSAERIRDELIKIFLHPNRLRGFDLLMDSGLMERVLPEILVLKGVEQPPQWHPEGDVFIHTRLMLSLLPEHVSLPLVLSVLLHDIAKPATYTVDEGTGRIRFNGHDKLGAEMTGDILRRLKFPNDVIEPTQVAVEHHMAFKDVKKMRNSTLKRMMARPTWDDELALHRVDCLGSNGLLDNYEFMKEKAEEFSQAPLIPQTLISGRDLIELGWQPGKEMGEVLTAVQNAQLEGLIANKEEALEWVKTHHPLG; encoded by the coding sequence ATGTTAAAGGCCGCATCCCATGTCATCCGCACGCTGCGCAGCCACGGCCACCAGGCACTGCTGGCTGGCGGCTGTGTGCGTGACTTCCTGTTAGGCAAGGAGCCCAAAGACTACGATGTGGCCACCAGCGCCACACCGCAGCAAGTCATCGCCCTGTTTCCAGGGGCGCTCACCGTGGGTGCCCATTTTGGCGTGGTGATTGTCAAGCGCGACCACCACCAGATCGAGGTGGCCACCTTCCGCACGGATGGCAGCTACAAGGATGGCCGCCGTCCCGAAAGCGTGACCTTTGCCACGGCTGAAGAGGATGCGCAGCGGCGCGACTTCACGGTGAATGGGCTGTTCCGCGATCCCGAGGAAAACCGCATCATTGATTATGTGAACGGTCAGCAGGACATCGCCGCCAAGCTCCTGCGGGCGATTGGTGATCCCTCACAACGTTTTGCCGAAGACCGGCTGCGCCTGCTGCGCGCGGTGCGTTTTGCCACCGTGCTGGGTTTTGAGATCGAGCCTACCACATGGCAAGCTGTGTGCGACCATGCGGAGGCCATCACCACTGTGAGTGCCGAACGTATCCGCGATGAGCTGATCAAAATTTTCCTGCACCCGAACCGACTGCGCGGCTTTGACCTGCTGATGGACAGCGGGCTGATGGAGCGTGTGCTGCCGGAAATCTTAGTTTTGAAAGGCGTGGAGCAACCTCCGCAGTGGCACCCCGAGGGAGATGTGTTCATCCATACCCGCCTCATGCTGAGCCTGCTGCCTGAGCATGTTTCCCTGCCACTGGTGCTCAGCGTGCTGCTGCATGACATTGCCAAACCAGCCACCTACACAGTGGATGAAGGCACGGGCCGCATCCGCTTTAATGGCCATGACAAACTGGGAGCTGAGATGACGGGGGACATCCTGCGCCGGCTCAAGTTTCCCAACGATGTCATCGAGCCAACTCAGGTTGCCGTGGAGCATCATATGGCCTTCAAGGACGTGAAGAAGATGCGCAACAGTACTCTGAAGCGCATGATGGCACGCCCGACCTGGGACGATGAGCTGGCACTGCATCGCGTGGACTGCCTGGGTTCCAACGGCCTGCTGGACAACTATGAATTCATGAAGGAAAAGGCCGAGGAGTTTTCTCAGGCCCCATTGATCCCGCAAACGCTGATCAGCGGTCGTGACCTCATCGAACTGGGCTGGCAGCCCGGCAAAGAAATGGGAGAGGTATTGACTGCTGTACAGAATGCGCAGCTTGAAGGTCTCATTGCCAACAAAGAAGAAGCGCTTGAGTGGGTAAAAACACATCACCCGTTAGGCTAG
- a CDS encoding DUF4339 domain-containing protein, translating into MTPYYVAPNDQQQGPYSMAQLQAMLDGGTLQPTDLCWREGMADWQTIGTALPGLLTFSAHATSVPTRLKSDYVQLQAPREYGGIGRTAFALMWVGLFFAAKLLIHRFKDHNTLEQIILWTFVLLTMILIIQRLRNSGQNFWVLLLISVPVLNYIFALALLFYLFLAPEGYAQSRELDPGARKVLWLLGAGIASVFLYQVYFYLITAIPLFFEK; encoded by the coding sequence ATGACCCCGTATTACGTCGCCCCGAATGACCAGCAGCAAGGCCCCTATTCCATGGCGCAATTGCAGGCCATGCTGGATGGCGGGACGTTGCAGCCGACAGATCTGTGCTGGAGGGAAGGCATGGCTGACTGGCAAACCATCGGGACGGCCCTTCCCGGTTTGCTGACGTTCTCTGCGCACGCCACATCGGTTCCTACGCGGCTCAAGTCGGATTACGTCCAGTTGCAGGCCCCCAGGGAATACGGGGGCATTGGGCGTACAGCCTTTGCCTTGATGTGGGTCGGACTCTTTTTTGCCGCGAAACTGCTGATCCACCGATTCAAAGATCACAACACGCTGGAACAAATCATCCTTTGGACATTCGTCTTGCTGACGATGATCCTCATCATCCAGCGACTGCGCAATTCCGGGCAAAACTTTTGGGTACTGCTGCTGATCTCTGTGCCCGTTTTAAACTACATATTCGCGTTAGCCCTCCTGTTTTATCTCTTTTTGGCTCCAGAAGGCTATGCCCAGAGCCGAGAACTGGATCCAGGAGCGAGAAAAGTACTCTGGCTGTTGGGTGCGGGGATTGCCTCCGTCTTTCTCTACCAAGTCTACTTTTATCTGATAACGGCCATTCCTTTGTTTTTTGAGAAGTGA
- a CDS encoding dihydrofolate reductase family protein: MTCTAFIATSLDGFIARKNGGIDWLAAVEMEGEDYGYAAFMATVDVLVMGRGTFEKVVDFPEWPYGETPVAVLTHRPLTVPDRLRNKVSVLALEPAAVIEHFRQLGAAHLYVDGGKTIQSFLASGHLDRLVISQIPVLLGEGIPLFGPLPADRRLLHLETKIFASGLVQSTYEIAKQVS; this comes from the coding sequence ATGACCTGCACCGCTTTCATCGCCACCAGTTTGGACGGATTCATCGCCAGGAAGAATGGAGGCATTGACTGGCTGGCCGCGGTAGAAATGGAAGGTGAGGACTATGGTTACGCCGCCTTCATGGCGACAGTGGATGTCCTGGTGATGGGGCGCGGCACCTTTGAGAAGGTCGTCGATTTCCCCGAGTGGCCCTATGGTGAGACTCCGGTGGCGGTGCTGACACACCGACCACTGACCGTGCCAGATAGGCTCCGAAACAAAGTCTCCGTGCTGGCGCTGGAACCTGCGGCGGTGATCGAGCATTTTCGTCAACTAGGCGCGGCGCATCTCTATGTGGATGGAGGCAAAACCATACAGAGCTTTTTGGCTTCGGGCCATCTGGACAGACTGGTGATCTCCCAGATTCCAGTTTTGCTAGGCGAAGGAATTCCGCTTTTTGGCCCATTGCCCGCTGACAGGCGGCTGCTTCACCTGGAAACGAAAATTTTTGCCTCAGGCCTGGTGCAGAGCACTTACGAAATCGCCAAACAGGTTTCTTAA
- a CDS encoding DUF4339 domain-containing protein: MILEPTTEIFIGRGEERKGSFKLTEVRRKLANGTLLPTDLYWTEGMEEWQPLRSLPPEPPPLPERSREEDDDNPYRPPLAESTLGPLPHPQPGIGRLVYVLLFALVTLGQALVIEHYQLKLESFWDRLIVVSFLLPIIAFRLKNIGFHPLNCLIALVPLLNVIVLLPCLFCQAGYATSRKLDKPGRIAMVVFFVIFVIAVLSALLIPVSGP; the protein is encoded by the coding sequence ATGATCTTGGAACCGACAACGGAGATCTTCATCGGACGTGGTGAGGAACGGAAGGGCAGTTTTAAACTGACCGAAGTGCGGCGAAAGCTGGCCAATGGCACCCTGCTGCCCACGGATCTCTATTGGACCGAAGGCATGGAAGAGTGGCAACCGCTGCGAAGCCTGCCCCCCGAGCCGCCCCCTTTGCCTGAACGGAGCAGAGAAGAGGACGATGACAATCCTTACCGGCCACCTCTTGCTGAGAGCACCCTTGGACCTCTTCCCCACCCACAGCCGGGCATCGGCAGGCTGGTTTACGTCCTGCTTTTTGCTCTCGTCACGCTCGGCCAGGCCCTCGTCATTGAGCACTATCAACTCAAGCTGGAAAGCTTTTGGGATCGCTTGATCGTTGTCAGCTTTCTGCTGCCCATCATCGCGTTTCGTCTGAAAAACATTGGGTTTCATCCGCTGAATTGCCTGATTGCCCTCGTCCCGCTGCTCAATGTGATTGTTCTCCTGCCCTGCCTATTTTGCCAGGCGGGGTATGCCACGAGCCGGAAGCTCGATAAACCAGGGCGCATCGCGATGGTGGTGTTCTTTGTGATTTTTGTCATCGCCGTTTTGTCGGCGCTGCTAATTCCTGTCTCCGGCCCTTGA
- a CDS encoding acyl-CoA thioesterase, with the protein MHRHTLTDRVQFADTDMAGIVHFSNFFRYMERVEHDFFRVLGMSIWDKSAEIPVEERVGWPRVHVSCDFRAPLFFEEEFTMELLVEQVRPRTLRYVVRFWKQDGNLSAEGKLVAACVRKDAETGKMKAVDIPERIRSRITVAPPELLKLP; encoded by the coding sequence ATGCACCGCCATACCCTCACCGACCGAGTCCAGTTCGCCGATACGGACATGGCGGGTATTGTCCATTTCTCCAATTTCTTCCGCTACATGGAAAGGGTGGAGCATGATTTCTTCCGGGTGCTAGGCATGTCCATCTGGGACAAGTCGGCGGAGATTCCGGTGGAGGAGCGTGTGGGCTGGCCGCGAGTCCACGTCTCCTGCGATTTCCGTGCCCCTCTGTTTTTTGAGGAGGAGTTCACCATGGAGCTTCTGGTGGAGCAGGTGCGCCCGCGCACGCTGCGTTACGTCGTACGCTTTTGGAAGCAGGATGGCAACCTGAGCGCCGAGGGAAAACTGGTGGCAGCCTGTGTGCGCAAGGATGCCGAGACAGGCAAGATGAAGGCGGTGGACATTCCTGAACGCATCCGTTCCCGCATCACCGTCGCCCCGCCTGAGTTGCTGAAACTGCCCTGA